One window of the Thamnophis elegans isolate rThaEle1 chromosome 6, rThaEle1.pri, whole genome shotgun sequence genome contains the following:
- the N6AMT1 gene encoding LOW QUALITY PROTEIN: methyltransferase N6AMT1 (The sequence of the model RefSeq protein was modified relative to this genomic sequence to represent the inferred CDS: inserted 1 base in 1 codon): MIPTPRHQHVGPEGPFSAVYEPAEDTYLLLDALEQDAEALRSAGHDICLEVGSGSGVVSTFLASIVGXQAFYMCTDINPVAGLCTVETARENSVHIQPVITDLVTGLSPRLHGKVDLLLFNPPYVVTPSAEIQTHGLEAAWAGGKNGREVMDRLFPLVSDLLSARGLFYLVTIKENNPDEIIKILQECGLNGSKVISRQAGREYLSVLKFYKS, from the exons ATGATCCCAACCCCGCGGCACCAGCACGTGGGTCCAGAGGGTCCCTTCAGCGCGGTTTATGAGCCCGCCGAAGACACTTACTTGCTGCTCGACGCCCTCGAGCAGGATGCCGAAGCTCTGAGAAGCGCCGG A CATGATATATGCCTTGAAGTAGGATCTGGATCTGGAGTAGTTTCAACTTTTTTAGCTTCAATTGTTG TCCAAGCATTTTACAT GTGTACTGATATCAACCCTGTGGCTGGTCTATGCACAGTAGAAACAGCTAGAGAAAATAGTGTTCACATTCAGCCAGTAATTACTGACCTG GTAACAGGATTGTCGCCACGATTACATGGAAAAGTTGATTTGCTGTTATTTAACCCACCTTATGTGGTAACCCCTTCTGCTGAG ATACAAACTCATGGACTAGAGGCAGCCTGGGCTGGAGGTAAAAATGGCAGAGAGGTTATGGATAGACTCTTTCCACTTGTGTCAGACTTACTATCGGCAAGaggattgttttatttagttacaattaaagaaaataatccaG atgaaattattaaaatattgcaGGAATGTGGTTTAAATGGCAGTAAAGTAATTTCCAGACAAGCAGGGAGGGAATATCTCTCAGTTCTGAAATTCTACAAATCCTGA